A single window of Sphingobium sp. SCG-1 DNA harbors:
- a CDS encoding thermonuclease family protein, producing MNRRVPLAALAACLAWAWASPALADPCEKALPAKGTSFSGIVRYVGDGDRLCDGLARRPSHWIEVRLADFYAPELHERGGQVAKRRLQRIVMGKTLVCRAGRRSYDRVVGACTAGGRPLGTVLGNAGGVEGGRGKSR from the coding sequence ATGAACCGTCGAGTTCCTCTTGCCGCGCTCGCCGCGTGTCTCGCCTGGGCATGGGCTTCACCCGCGCTTGCTGACCCTTGCGAGAAGGCGCTTCCGGCAAAGGGCACGTCCTTCAGCGGTATCGTTCGCTATGTCGGCGACGGGGACAGACTTTGCGATGGCTTGGCGAGACGTCCCAGTCACTGGATCGAAGTTCGTCTCGCCGACTTCTATGCCCCCGAACTACACGAGCGGGGCGGCCAGGTTGCCAAGCGTCGCCTGCAGCGGATCGTCATGGGCAAGACGCTGGTCTGTCGCGCAGGCCGGCGCAGCTATGATCGCGTAGTGGGCGCCTGCACCGCTGGCGGCCGTCCGCTTGGGACGGTTCTGGGCAACGCGGGTGGCGTCGAGGGCGGACGGGGCAAATCGCGATGA
- a CDS encoding DksA/TraR family C4-type zinc finger protein, which yields MANGWAPDGAVQEQIEDSLKDALASARARLPSGEGRGDCEECGEPIPQARRQALSGARTCVACQSSRDKRPSYSGINRRDSKDSQLR from the coding sequence ATGGCGAATGGCTGGGCGCCCGATGGCGCCGTTCAGGAGCAGATCGAAGACAGCCTCAAGGACGCGCTGGCGAGCGCCCGAGCGCGATTGCCGTCAGGCGAAGGTCGGGGCGACTGCGAGGAGTGCGGAGAACCGATCCCGCAGGCGCGTCGGCAAGCCCTGTCGGGCGCACGGACCTGCGTTGCCTGCCAGTCGTCACGCGACAAGCGGCCGAGCTATTCCGGCATCAATCGGCGCGACAGCAAGGACAGTCAGCTGCGCTGA
- the xth gene encoding exodeoxyribonuclease III: MKIATYNVNGVNGRLPVLLRWLSEAEPDIVVLQELKAPQEKFPETAIRDLGYDMIWHGQKSWNGVALLSRVGEIHETRRTLPDDPDPAQSRYIEAAVNGILVAGLYLPNGNPRPGPKFDYKLRWFDRLVEHASGLLESGLPVILAGDFNVMPTERDVYKPERWLDDALFAPEVRSAFSKLIDQGWTDALRTIHPDETIYTFWDYFRNAYARNAGLRIDHLLLSPTLADRLVDAQVDSHVRGWEKTSDHAPVWIKLSDKPKRKRRQSRPANQSA, encoded by the coding sequence GTGAAGATCGCGACCTACAATGTGAACGGGGTCAATGGACGCCTGCCCGTTCTGCTGCGCTGGCTCAGCGAAGCGGAGCCCGACATTGTCGTGCTGCAGGAATTGAAGGCGCCACAGGAGAAGTTTCCTGAAACGGCGATCCGCGACCTTGGCTACGATATGATCTGGCATGGACAGAAAAGCTGGAATGGTGTGGCGCTGCTCAGCCGGGTCGGAGAAATCCACGAAACACGGCGCACTCTGCCCGACGATCCCGATCCGGCGCAGAGCCGCTATATCGAAGCAGCGGTCAATGGCATCCTTGTTGCCGGACTCTATCTGCCCAATGGCAACCCTCGGCCAGGTCCAAAATTCGACTATAAGCTCCGCTGGTTCGACAGGCTCGTTGAGCATGCGTCCGGGCTTCTTGAAAGCGGGCTGCCGGTCATTCTTGCGGGCGACTTCAATGTCATGCCGACCGAGCGTGATGTGTACAAACCCGAGCGCTGGCTGGACGACGCCCTGTTCGCACCGGAAGTCCGGTCCGCCTTCTCCAAGCTGATCGACCAGGGATGGACCGATGCATTGCGCACCATCCATCCTGACGAAACGATCTACACCTTCTGGGACTATTTCCGGAATGCCTATGCTCGTAATGCCGGCCTGCGGATCGATCATCTTCTGCTTAGTCCCACCCTTGCCGATCGCCTGGTGGATGCTCAAGTCGACAGCCATGTCCGCGGGTGGGAGAAGACCAGCGATCACGCGCCGGTGTGGATCAAACTTTCTGACAAACCCAAGCGGAAGCGGCGTCAGTCCAGACCAGCGAACCAATCGGCATAG
- a CDS encoding alpha-ketoglutarate-dependent dioxygenase AlkB, with product MSAMFDTPVVPGLTTRDDFLSSAEEASLIAHIDATGLSPFKFQQWTGKRLTHSFGWSYDFETGRFAPTDPIPDWLEPVKLRAARFAGLDPDDLVQALLIRYDPGAGIGWHKDRPVFDHVIGLSLGNPADMRFRRRLAKGFERHSVPLVPRSLYCLSGEVRDAWEHSIVPMDRPRWSITFRSLRNGG from the coding sequence ATGAGCGCGATGTTCGATACGCCGGTGGTGCCGGGCCTCACGACGCGGGACGATTTCCTTTCCTCCGCTGAGGAAGCAAGCCTCATCGCACATATCGACGCGACCGGCCTCAGCCCATTCAAATTTCAGCAGTGGACCGGCAAGCGGCTGACGCACTCTTTTGGCTGGAGCTATGATTTTGAGACGGGCCGTTTTGCACCGACCGATCCGATCCCAGACTGGCTTGAACCCGTCAAGCTACGCGCGGCACGGTTTGCCGGGCTCGATCCTGATGATCTCGTTCAGGCACTACTCATCCGCTACGATCCGGGCGCGGGTATTGGCTGGCACAAGGACCGCCCGGTCTTCGATCATGTCATAGGGCTATCCCTTGGCAATCCGGCGGATATGCGTTTCCGGCGTAGGCTCGCCAAGGGCTTCGAGCGGCATAGCGTGCCGCTTGTCCCCCGATCCCTCTATTGCCTTTCCGGCGAAGTCCGGGATGCCTGGGAGCATAGCATCGTACCCATGGATCGGCCACGTTGGTCGATCACATTTCGCAGTCTTCGCAACGGCGGCTGA
- a CDS encoding DUF3606 domain-containing protein, with protein sequence MADNRAKRGGADRRQVASGEGYEVSYFARKHKITKDQAQDLIKRIGNERDKLNAAANALK encoded by the coding sequence ATGGCGGATAACAGGGCAAAGCGCGGCGGAGCTGATCGGCGTCAAGTTGCAAGCGGCGAAGGCTACGAGGTCAGTTACTTCGCGCGTAAGCACAAGATCACCAAGGATCAGGCCCAAGATCTAATCAAGCGGATTGGTAACGAACGCGACAAGCTGAATGCCGCTGCGAATGCGCTGAAATAG